A region from the Dehalococcoidia bacterium genome encodes:
- a CDS encoding AAA family ATPase, which translates to MLRALREAGGITRAGWAARLGYSLSTVQRWERGDNVPDAVAEAALLTLLREEGLLRRYTDGPLRGQTLAEAELRELLAAARSGKQALLSPPVLQFVRDPRSVGVPTDLPVPLSGLIGREQELADLTALLARTRLLTITGPGGAGKTRLAVAVAHGRRAAFADGVCFVDLAPLTDPTQVGAAIAQALRLREQPGLPLLERLVAFLGTKQVLLVLDNFEHLLAAVEDVGRLVQMAPAVTLLVTSRAPLRLRGEQEYPLAPLPVPERAANPAALAANPAVQLFVARARAVRPDFTLTDANGAVVSAICTRLEGLPLAIELAAARIRAVPPATILDRLEQRLPMLTGGARDAPARQQSLRDAIAWSYELLLPAEQALFRRLAVFAGGCTLAAAEAVCNAAGDLDVLDGLSSLVEKSLLRDGADGADEPRFTMLETIREFAREQLEASGEAGTVRAGHARWCLSLAQAANPAPYPAAVSPAWQAQLAAEHDNLRTALAWGLTAAAVDGGEQVLQLAGLLSAFWCVSGQLTEGRHWLGLALGAGAPASAASRAVALAGAGVLAAFQDDLAAAQAQFTAALALWRQVGEPRGVAFALSHAGLTHPDRGRRRAGVEESVALWRRTGDAWGLTMALHMLANVAAVNGDLASAVAAAEEAFALARAQQDPLWLAQTTRRLGQLALAQHDVRRGEGLLLEALAQLRQAGDLTHVLWTLFDLLPLALAAYDPGRARAYGEEALELADALGDHRYDAAIYVLMGLAEQLTHQDERAADRFARCLRAAHAQGTRRLRVQRPTVCVALAGLGRYALERGWPEQATRLIAVAQALPTLRIAWVEHLARPWYERTLAAARDALGEAAFAAAWAAGEALSDAQALAEALAVTEERAPRVV; encoded by the coding sequence CAGCCTGAGCACGGTCCAGCGTTGGGAGCGTGGCGATAACGTGCCCGACGCGGTCGCGGAGGCGGCCCTCCTCACTCTGCTACGGGAGGAAGGGCTGCTGCGCCGCTATACGGACGGCCCGCTGCGTGGGCAGACGCTCGCGGAAGCCGAACTCCGGGAGCTGCTGGCTGCAGCCCGAAGTGGCAAGCAGGCGCTGCTCAGCCCGCCGGTGCTGCAGTTCGTGCGCGACCCCCGCTCCGTGGGGGTGCCCACCGACCTACCGGTCCCGCTAAGCGGCTTGATCGGGCGTGAGCAGGAGTTGGCTGACCTCACCGCCCTGCTGGCGCGCACGCGGTTGCTCACCATCACCGGGCCTGGTGGGGCGGGCAAGACCAGGCTCGCCGTAGCGGTAGCGCATGGCCGGCGCGCCGCTTTCGCCGACGGCGTATGCTTCGTCGATCTGGCACCGCTCACCGACCCAACGCAGGTGGGCGCCGCCATCGCCCAGGCGCTACGCCTTCGGGAACAGCCCGGTCTCCCGCTCCTGGAGCGACTTGTGGCCTTTTTGGGGACGAAGCAGGTGCTGCTCGTCCTGGATAATTTCGAGCACCTGTTGGCCGCAGTGGAGGACGTTGGGCGCTTGGTACAGATGGCCCCGGCCGTCACCCTGCTGGTCACGAGCCGGGCGCCATTGCGCCTGCGCGGCGAGCAGGAGTACCCGCTCGCGCCGCTGCCGGTGCCGGAGCGGGCTGCCAACCCAGCCGCCTTGGCCGCCAATCCGGCCGTGCAGCTGTTCGTGGCCCGCGCCCGCGCCGTTCGCCCCGACTTCACGCTCACGGATGCGAACGGCGCGGTCGTCAGCGCGATTTGCACCCGGCTCGAGGGCTTGCCGTTGGCGATCGAGCTGGCCGCAGCGCGGATCCGCGCGGTGCCACCCGCCACGATCCTCGACCGTCTGGAGCAGCGGCTGCCGATGCTGACCGGCGGTGCTCGGGACGCGCCGGCGCGGCAACAGTCGCTGCGCGACGCCATCGCCTGGAGCTACGAGTTGCTGCTGCCTGCCGAGCAAGCGCTGTTTCGCCGGCTGGCCGTCTTCGCCGGGGGCTGCACGCTGGCGGCAGCAGAGGCGGTCTGCAACGCTGCGGGAGACCTTGACGTGCTGGACGGCCTCAGCTCCCTCGTGGAGAAGAGTCTGCTGCGGGACGGTGCCGACGGCGCGGATGAGCCACGCTTCACCATGCTGGAGACGATTCGCGAGTTCGCGCGCGAGCAGCTGGAGGCGAGCGGCGAGGCCGGCACGGTCCGAGCCGGGCACGCCCGCTGGTGCCTCAGCCTGGCGCAGGCGGCCAACCCGGCGCCGTACCCCGCGGCGGTGAGTCCCGCCTGGCAGGCGCAGTTGGCGGCAGAGCACGACAATCTCCGCACCGCCCTCGCCTGGGGGCTCACCGCGGCGGCGGTCGACGGTGGGGAGCAGGTGCTGCAGCTGGCCGGCCTGCTGAGCGCCTTCTGGTGCGTGTCGGGACAGCTAACGGAGGGGCGGCACTGGTTAGGGCTCGCGTTGGGGGCCGGGGCGCCGGCGTCCGCGGCGAGCCGGGCCGTGGCGTTGGCCGGCGCGGGAGTCCTTGCTGCGTTCCAGGACGATCTCGCTGCCGCGCAGGCGCAGTTTACCGCCGCCTTAGCATTGTGGCGGCAGGTGGGCGAGCCGCGCGGCGTCGCGTTCGCCCTCAGTCACGCAGGACTGACGCACCCCGACCGTGGCAGGCGCCGGGCCGGGGTAGAGGAGAGCGTCGCCCTCTGGCGGCGCACCGGCGACGCGTGGGGTCTGACCATGGCGCTCCACATGCTGGCGAACGTGGCGGCCGTGAACGGGGATCTCGCCAGCGCCGTCGCCGCCGCGGAGGAGGCGTTCGCCTTAGCCCGGGCGCAGCAGGACCCGCTGTGGCTGGCGCAAACGACGCGCCGGCTGGGCCAGTTGGCCCTGGCGCAGCACGATGTACGGCGTGGGGAGGGCTTGCTCCTGGAGGCCCTGGCGCAGCTACGCCAGGCGGGCGATCTGACGCACGTGCTCTGGACGCTCTTCGATCTGCTGCCGCTGGCGCTCGCGGCGTACGACCCGGGGCGTGCACGGGCCTACGGTGAAGAGGCGCTGGAGCTAGCAGACGCACTCGGAGACCACCGCTATGACGCTGCCATCTACGTCTTAATGGGTCTGGCAGAGCAACTGACGCATCAGGATGAGCGGGCAGCCGACCGCTTCGCGCGCTGTCTCCGGGCGGCGCACGCGCAGGGCACGCGGCGGCTCCGCGTGCAGCGGCCCACGGTATGCGTGGCGCTGGCCGGGCTGGGGCGGTACGCGCTTGAGCGCGGCTGGCCCGAGCAGGCCACCCGGCTCATAGCCGTGGCGCAGGCACTGCCAACGCTGCGCATCGCGTGGGTGGAACACCTCGCACGACCCTGGTACGAGCGCACGCTCGCCGCCGCCCGCGACGCTCTCGGTGAGGCGGCGTTTGCGGCGGCGTGGGCTGCCGGGGAGGCGCTATCCGACGCGCAGGCGTTAGCGGAAGCACTGGCTGTCACGGAGGAGCGTGCCCCGCGAGTGGTCTAA